A region of Pleionea litopenaei DNA encodes the following proteins:
- a CDS encoding methyl-accepting chemotaxis protein, producing MFKNLNINMKIGLGVILSVIVTILLVSILSISNMKSVLMQAEARELETYYRQVLSQIEEEGRVAEMMSALVGNIPEVQQRLANKERDALAQMLVPSFNVLKSNPDYAVRQFQFHLPPATSFLRVHKPEKFGDDLSSFRSTVVSTNTSVKAIRGLEKGVAGLGSRGMVPVKFQGKHIGSLEFGMSFGQTFFDNFKQQNNIDIALHLVESGGMAYFAGTIDAASRLDSNTLMDALKGLTPVQQHKVNGREAGHIAGPVRDYSGNIIGVLEVAMDRSYYAEAIQSQQNEVFMIGLFALIAGIAFSFFLTRTISKPIEEVVSALNDIAAGDGDLTQRLEEQGNNELARLGKAFNKFAEKIRNLIVDVADSTKTLSGSASEMLQIAQSTRATVDEQKLGVEQVAAAINEMSASVHEVATNTTEAADFALEADRQAKQINVIVDETVQSVSKLAGEVQQIGNVTGELQKQTQNIDTVLDVIKGIAEQTNLLALNAAIEAARAGEQGRGFAVVADEVRTLASRTQESTREIQDIIESLQAGANSAVEAMQSGRKEADVTLSKASEAEDSLVTITQAIASISSMNTQIATAAQEQSAVANDINKNVSSIAVLADKSAEGVSSAQSVSDNLTRLSGRLSALVSQFKT from the coding sequence GTAATATGAAGTCGGTATTGATGCAAGCCGAAGCGAGGGAGCTTGAGACCTACTATCGACAAGTGCTCTCGCAGATTGAAGAAGAAGGGCGAGTGGCTGAAATGATGAGTGCTCTGGTGGGTAATATTCCAGAGGTTCAACAGCGGTTAGCGAACAAAGAAAGAGACGCACTTGCGCAAATGCTCGTTCCTTCATTTAACGTATTAAAGTCGAATCCTGATTATGCGGTGCGACAATTTCAATTTCATTTACCTCCTGCAACGTCTTTCTTGCGTGTTCACAAGCCAGAGAAGTTCGGAGACGATCTCTCATCCTTTCGAAGCACCGTGGTGTCTACGAACACATCAGTGAAAGCAATTCGCGGCCTTGAGAAAGGTGTGGCTGGTTTAGGTTCACGCGGAATGGTTCCGGTAAAATTTCAAGGTAAGCACATTGGGTCTTTGGAGTTTGGGATGTCCTTTGGACAAACATTCTTCGATAATTTTAAGCAGCAAAATAACATCGACATTGCATTACACCTAGTAGAAAGCGGTGGCATGGCGTATTTCGCGGGAACCATTGATGCAGCTTCTCGGCTGGACTCAAATACTTTGATGGATGCATTGAAAGGGTTAACTCCGGTACAACAGCACAAAGTTAATGGTAGAGAAGCCGGTCATATTGCCGGCCCAGTTAGGGATTATAGTGGAAACATTATCGGTGTCTTAGAAGTAGCAATGGACCGTTCTTACTATGCCGAGGCGATTCAAAGCCAGCAAAACGAAGTCTTTATGATTGGCCTGTTCGCGCTCATCGCCGGAATAGCTTTCTCTTTCTTTTTAACAAGAACCATCAGTAAACCCATTGAGGAGGTTGTTAGTGCCTTAAACGATATTGCCGCTGGCGATGGTGATTTAACTCAAAGACTTGAAGAGCAAGGCAATAACGAACTTGCTAGGCTCGGAAAAGCGTTTAATAAGTTTGCTGAAAAAATTCGAAACCTTATTGTTGATGTTGCTGATTCGACAAAGACGCTGAGTGGTTCAGCAAGCGAAATGTTACAGATCGCTCAATCGACCCGAGCAACGGTTGATGAGCAAAAGCTTGGCGTTGAGCAAGTTGCTGCGGCAATTAATGAAATGTCAGCATCGGTTCATGAAGTTGCAACCAATACTACGGAAGCTGCGGACTTTGCGTTAGAAGCAGATAGGCAAGCTAAGCAAATCAACGTCATTGTTGATGAAACTGTGCAGTCAGTGTCTAAGCTCGCAGGTGAAGTTCAACAAATTGGTAATGTAACCGGAGAGCTGCAAAAGCAAACACAAAATATCGATACGGTGTTAGATGTAATTAAAGGCATTGCAGAGCAAACAAATTTGCTGGCACTTAACGCTGCGATTGAGGCCGCGAGAGCCGGGGAGCAAGGCCGTGGATTTGCAGTTGTTGCCGACGAAGTACGAACACTCGCGAGCAGGACGCAAGAGTCAACTCGAGAAATTCAAGACATCATTGAGTCATTGCAAGCTGGCGCTAACTCAGCCGTGGAAGCCATGCAGTCTGGAAGAAAAGAAGCCGATGTTACTCTCAGCAAAGCAAGTGAGGCCGAAGATTCTTTGGTTACTATTACTCAGGCTATAGCGTCCATTTCTAGTATGAACACACAAATTGCAACTGCGGCACAGGAACAAAGCGCGGTGGCTAATGATATTAATAAAAATGTGAGCTCAATTGCAGTGTTAGCCGATAAATCAGCTGAAGGCGTCAGCAGTGCTCAATCAGTGAGTGATAATTTAACTAGGCTTTCTGGTCGATTATCGGCCTTAGTTTCTCAATTTAAGACTTAG
- a CDS encoding NAD-dependent epimerase/dehydratase family protein produces the protein MQTILGANGQIGTELARTLHNNYTEQVRVVSRSPIKINDNDQVVSADLRNPIDTLNAIKGSEVAYLTAGLPLNTRMWQEQWPIIMQNVIGACITEQVKLVFFDNTYMYPQTNEPQDETMRFEPSGPKGKVRAQIATMLLEAMHTQRLSAMICRAPEFYGPGRTQSITNVSILEKLKARQRANVFLRDDTFRTLIFTPDASRAMALLGNTEDAYQQTWHLPCDDNRQTYRQLIKTSEEILGLTSDYRILSQWQLKLVGLFNQTIKETIELLPRYSVDNIFLSSKFKERFPDFAVTTYQRGLEQYFNDDI, from the coding sequence ATGCAAACAATCCTTGGTGCTAATGGTCAAATCGGTACGGAATTGGCGAGAACACTGCATAATAATTATACCGAGCAAGTTCGTGTCGTCAGTCGCTCTCCGATTAAAATCAATGATAATGATCAAGTAGTCAGTGCCGATCTGCGGAACCCGATTGATACTTTAAACGCGATAAAGGGTTCAGAGGTGGCCTATCTTACTGCGGGGCTCCCATTGAATACCAGAATGTGGCAAGAGCAGTGGCCCATAATTATGCAAAATGTAATTGGTGCCTGCATTACTGAACAAGTCAAGCTTGTGTTTTTCGATAACACTTACATGTACCCGCAAACCAATGAACCTCAAGACGAGACCATGCGTTTTGAGCCTAGTGGTCCTAAAGGAAAGGTAAGAGCTCAGATCGCCACAATGCTGTTAGAGGCTATGCACACCCAGCGACTATCAGCGATGATTTGCCGTGCACCAGAGTTTTATGGTCCCGGTAGAACACAAAGCATTACCAATGTGTCTATTTTAGAAAAACTAAAAGCGAGACAAAGAGCTAACGTGTTTTTACGAGACGATACGTTTCGCACCCTCATATTTACACCCGATGCTAGCCGAGCGATGGCTCTTTTAGGCAATACAGAAGATGCTTATCAACAAACTTGGCACCTACCTTGTGATGATAATCGGCAAACCTATCGACAATTAATTAAAACATCGGAAGAGATTTTAGGGTTGACGAGTGACTATAGAATCTTAAGCCAATGGCAACTAAAGCTTGTTGGACTTTTTAATCAAACAATTAAAGAAACCATTGAGTTACTTCCGCGCTACTCCGTCGACAACATTTTTCTTTCAAGTAAATTCAAAGAACGCTTTCCTGACTTTGCCGTAACGACTTATCAACGTGGGCTGGAACAGTACTTTAATGACGATATTTAA